The sequence GTTGCGCCCGCCGCGGTCATGCCTGCGTCGGAGTCCGACCGGTGCGGCCTGCTCCCCCACCACGCCGCAACGCCCGCGGCCACGACGACGCTGATCGCCACCACGACGACGCCGGTCACCGACCACAGAATTCCCCCGGCCGTCACCGTCCAGCTCGTCAGCGCTGCGGGCACCAGGCGCAGGTCGACGCGGCCCTCGCGACCGTCCACCGGAATGCTCACACATGGACCTGGGCACGCAGCTTCTCCAGCCGAGCCGGACCGATACCGTCGACGTCGGCGAGTTGGTCGACGCTGGTGAACGACCCGTTCGCTGCACGCCACGCGACGATGGCGGCCGCGGTCACCGGGCCGACGCCGGGCAGCGCGTCGAGTTGCTCTTCGGTCGCGGTATTGAGGTCGACGGACGTGCCGGGCGCCGAAGCGGCCTCGGTGGTTGTCGGAGCGCCCGACGCCGAAGCCGCGGCCGGTTCCGATGCCACCGAACTGCCCATGGTCGTGGGCTCGCCCGGCGGCGCGGCGATGCCGACGATGATCTGCTCGCCGTCCGCGACACGGCGGGCCATGTTCAAGCCGATCAGGTCCGCGCCGTCGAGTGCACCGCCGGCCGCAGTCAGCGCGTCGGCAATCCGTGCGCCTGACGACAAGGTGACCAGCCCCGGTTTGTGCACGAGACCGACGACACTCACGATGACCGGCCCGTCGGGGGCAGGCGCCGAC is a genomic window of Mycobacterium sp. ITM-2016-00318 containing:
- a CDS encoding ComEA family DNA-binding protein — its product is MGTELPTDRLHRRHGAEVDADAGADDDGASDAALSRWLPDTNTQASQGWLAAVRADPGRAGAIALGVVGVVAVLVTVFTLLADKTPPVVSAKLPPVEMVSSAQPSPSAPAPDGPVIVSVVGLVHKPGLVTLSSGARIADALTAAGGALDGADLIGLNMARRVADGEQIIVGIAAPPGEPTTMGSSVASEPAAASASGAPTTTEAASAPGTSVDLNTATEEQLDALPGVGPVTAAAIVAWRAANGSFTSVDQLADVDGIGPARLEKLRAQVHV